TCTGATCCAGCACATGCCGAACTACTTTTATCTCGCCCTCTACATCTACGTCATCGGCTACGCCGGCATCCTGGTCTCGCCGCTGCACCTGTGCCTCGTTTTGACCAACGAGTATTTCGAGGCGCCGCTGCTCGAGGTATACCGCTACATGGCGGTGCCGGTATTGATCATGATGACCATCGCGACCACGCTGGTGCTGATACTATAACCAGCGAGTACTCGGTTCACGGTGGACGGTAAACGGTATACGGCAAGAAGGTGCTGGC
Above is a genomic segment from Candidatus Aminicenantes bacterium containing:
- a CDS encoding DUF401 family protein, whose amino-acid sequence is TVRSLLVIAAVIVFQRLIEVSAAFDVLKNMDISLGMVVLFIFLVSFTVGFLTGINTAYIAIAFPVLLPLIQHMPNYFYLALYIYVIGYAGILVSPLHLCLVLTNEYFEAPLLEVYRYMAVPVLIMMTIATTLVLIL